One Candidatus Binatia bacterium genomic region harbors:
- a CDS encoding PHB depolymerase family esterase, translating into MAKARTRRTLMALGFLGLIFFGAAWWLLGIRQAPVPKLGGALTSESLSWESRERTYQVYRPSRVLRSPPIVFVLHGSMGNGAMARTSMAHDFDRLADEEGFLVVYPDGFDDHWNGCRVAGPYAANQLDVDDVGFFRAIVSRLVTEDDADPAAVFATGISNGGHMAIRLALEAPDLVRGVAPIVASMPSDENLGCEDRGAGVAFLLINGTEDPMNPYEGGDVALFGLVGNRGGVRSTPETIQMFAQRAGYAGEPEVSNLPDADPDDGSRIVQYQWAEEGRPEVILLAIFGGGHSVPHPVQRGPRLLGRTNTDIRTAEVVWDFFSRNRT; encoded by the coding sequence ATGGCGAAAGCGCGCACACGGCGGACTCTGATGGCCCTCGGTTTTTTGGGCCTGATCTTTTTCGGGGCGGCATGGTGGCTGCTGGGGATCCGACAGGCTCCGGTGCCGAAACTCGGCGGCGCTCTGACGAGCGAGAGTTTGTCGTGGGAATCCCGAGAGCGAACCTATCAGGTCTACCGCCCTTCACGAGTCCTGCGATCGCCGCCGATTGTTTTCGTGTTGCATGGCTCGATGGGTAATGGCGCGATGGCCCGAACGTCCATGGCGCACGATTTCGATCGGCTTGCTGACGAGGAGGGGTTTCTGGTCGTTTACCCGGATGGGTTTGATGATCACTGGAATGGCTGCCGTGTCGCCGGACCCTATGCGGCCAATCAGCTGGATGTGGATGATGTCGGGTTCTTTCGCGCTATCGTTTCACGTCTGGTGACGGAGGATGATGCCGATCCCGCGGCGGTTTTTGCAACCGGAATCTCCAACGGAGGGCATATGGCGATTCGACTGGCGCTGGAGGCCCCCGATCTGGTGCGGGGCGTGGCGCCGATCGTGGCGTCGATGCCAAGTGACGAGAACCTCGGCTGCGAGGACCGGGGCGCAGGCGTCGCGTTTCTTCTGATCAATGGAACCGAAGACCCCATGAATCCGTATGAGGGCGGCGATGTCGCACTTTTCGGATTGGTGGGAAATCGTGGCGGTGTCCGTTCCACGCCCGAGACGATTCAGATGTTTGCCCAACGCGCGGGCTATGCGGGGGAACCCGAGGTTTCGAATCTTCCGGATGCGGATCCTGACGACGGATCGCGGATCGTACAATACCAATGGGCTGAGGAGGGTCGGCCCGAGGTGATATTGCTCGCAATTTTCGGCGGCGGCCATTCGGTGCCTCATCCCGTCCAGCGCGGACCCCGGTTGCTGGGGCGTACGAATACCGACATTCGCACCGCCGAGGTGGTCTGGGACTTCTTTTCGCGTAATCGAACATAG
- a CDS encoding PSD1 and planctomycete cytochrome C domain-containing protein, translated as MASDRVDFTTDVQPILAQNCYECHGDASRKGGLRLTNAEDAFRPGDFGIPVISRGDAQLSPLMDLLVAEDPDERMPQKGNALTAAEIDTIRRWIDQGAVWPAEAGLSGTHWAYRAPERPQIPGGVDARSGADVLDAFVQSRLVREGLSSAGRGRPESLVRRLHFDLIGLPPEPATVRAFAADPSEAAWVALVDRLLASPQFGEHWATQWLDLARYADSTGFMAERVISNWLYRDWVVDAINRDLPFDQFSIEQLAGDLLEDPTVSQRIATGFHRSAPLNLEAGVREEEARVQQVLDNVNTTGTVWMASTVACAQCHDHKFDPITQEEYFQLYSFFNGARAGVRSKDGTGGVALMPGGAHLLLAAPGSEVVHEQAWREFRLGFEALDISGGTRFTGSPALAAKLAEFRRTGDSWQFRNQLLVVSSEAALAELTRRRDADWFETWLSHVAPRIDAMENSYADLQVSSEAADAAVGKGAAAAVSCVKVVGEPETLTDAGFDLVFPAGTWTAIRMEINPPRKRPGSLLLAEVSLELPEEPGRSLLGRARVSAPAARHLNPAVLIDGNPSTHWRVKSWKAWQEPSIMLSLAEPLTTRAGETLSLRWGFRALRPAEQHQICFSATDAAADLLVLSESNREALSEGKWRSLNQDQKRRVQAEVAVTHFPRLAALLAKAERQVARAPKFGKALVMEESEDVRVARIFERGDPHILGAEVISDTPASLHPFPPDAPRNRLGFARWLVAEENPLAARVAVNRWWGQIFGAPIVSTPEDFGIRGARPTHPELLDWLAIELVASNWSRKEMIRQMVLSETYRRSLQPAFPEVLERDPENRFLARSSHRRLSAEAIRDNALKISGLLVATVGGPAVYPPQPRGVVLRNGLVFEPYIPSLGADVYRRGLYTAWRRSAPPPNAMTFGASERTACRMTRSEMNTPLQALVLLNDDVFSEAALAFAERILDETPGESDADRLEFSFFAALSRAPDERERETLLDFLEQRRLQLTASPGEAEALLKQPRRPRRDDLPVTELASWFGVARVLLNLDEVIHRG; from the coding sequence TTGGCGTCAGATCGTGTGGATTTTACCACTGACGTCCAGCCGATCCTGGCCCAGAACTGCTACGAGTGTCATGGCGATGCCTCACGCAAAGGCGGGCTGCGTCTGACAAATGCGGAAGACGCATTCAGGCCCGGCGATTTTGGTATCCCGGTGATCAGCAGGGGTGATGCTCAGCTCAGCCCCTTGATGGACTTGCTGGTCGCTGAAGACCCGGATGAACGGATGCCCCAAAAAGGGAACGCACTGACCGCGGCCGAGATCGATACAATTCGTCGATGGATCGATCAGGGTGCTGTCTGGCCTGCGGAAGCTGGTTTGTCGGGAACGCATTGGGCCTATCGAGCTCCCGAGCGCCCTCAAATCCCGGGAGGGGTCGACGCTCGAAGTGGCGCAGATGTTCTGGATGCTTTTGTCCAAAGCCGCCTGGTCCGCGAAGGGCTTTCTTCCGCCGGTCGTGGACGTCCGGAGTCTCTAGTCCGTCGGCTGCATTTCGATCTGATCGGTTTGCCGCCGGAGCCCGCCACGGTTCGCGCTTTCGCTGCGGATCCTTCGGAAGCCGCGTGGGTGGCTCTCGTGGATCGGCTACTGGCCAGCCCCCAATTTGGTGAACATTGGGCAACACAATGGTTGGACCTGGCGCGCTATGCCGATTCGACCGGGTTCATGGCTGAGCGAGTCATCTCCAATTGGCTCTACCGTGATTGGGTGGTGGATGCGATCAACCGGGACCTCCCTTTCGATCAATTCTCGATCGAGCAATTAGCCGGCGATCTGCTTGAGGATCCCACCGTTTCCCAGCGCATCGCGACCGGTTTCCATCGCTCGGCGCCCCTGAATCTCGAAGCCGGAGTGCGCGAGGAAGAGGCCCGGGTCCAACAAGTCCTCGATAACGTGAATACAACCGGTACGGTCTGGATGGCTTCGACGGTCGCCTGTGCCCAATGTCACGACCATAAATTCGACCCGATCACTCAGGAGGAATATTTCCAGCTCTATTCATTTTTCAATGGAGCCAGAGCCGGGGTGCGCAGCAAGGATGGCACAGGTGGGGTGGCTCTGATGCCAGGGGGAGCTCATCTCCTTCTGGCTGCACCGGGCAGCGAGGTGGTCCACGAGCAAGCCTGGCGGGAATTCCGTCTGGGTTTTGAAGCCCTCGATATTTCCGGGGGCACTCGATTTACGGGGTCGCCCGCGCTGGCAGCGAAGTTGGCAGAGTTCCGGCGGACTGGAGACTCCTGGCAATTCCGGAACCAGTTGCTCGTGGTGTCGAGTGAAGCGGCCTTGGCGGAGCTCACGCGCCGCCGGGATGCTGATTGGTTCGAGACCTGGCTGTCGCATGTTGCCCCTCGAATCGATGCGATGGAGAACTCCTATGCCGATCTGCAAGTTTCGAGCGAAGCCGCCGATGCCGCTGTGGGGAAGGGTGCGGCCGCGGCTGTCTCTTGCGTAAAGGTCGTCGGGGAACCGGAGACTCTTACCGACGCGGGCTTCGATCTCGTTTTTCCGGCGGGTACGTGGACAGCCATTCGCATGGAGATAAACCCTCCGCGCAAGCGCCCGGGATCGCTTCTGCTCGCAGAGGTGTCACTGGAGTTGCCCGAAGAACCCGGGCGTTCGCTGCTGGGCCGGGCCAGAGTTTCTGCTCCCGCTGCTCGCCACCTGAACCCTGCGGTCCTTATCGATGGCAACCCGTCGACCCATTGGCGCGTGAAGAGTTGGAAGGCGTGGCAAGAACCTAGCATCATGCTGAGTCTGGCAGAACCGCTTACCACCCGCGCCGGGGAGACACTCTCGTTGCGTTGGGGCTTTCGAGCCCTCCGTCCGGCCGAGCAGCATCAGATCTGTTTTTCTGCGACCGACGCTGCAGCAGATCTTCTGGTCCTGAGTGAATCTAACCGCGAGGCACTCAGCGAGGGTAAATGGCGCTCTTTGAACCAGGACCAGAAGAGACGGGTGCAAGCAGAGGTGGCGGTCACTCATTTCCCACGACTGGCTGCCCTTCTGGCAAAAGCGGAACGCCAAGTGGCCAGGGCCCCTAAATTCGGCAAGGCGCTGGTGATGGAGGAATCTGAGGACGTCCGCGTCGCGCGAATCTTTGAGCGAGGAGATCCTCATATCCTCGGAGCAGAGGTGATCTCTGACACGCCCGCCAGCTTGCATCCCTTCCCTCCAGACGCCCCGCGTAACCGACTGGGTTTTGCTCGTTGGTTGGTTGCCGAGGAGAACCCGCTCGCCGCAAGGGTCGCCGTGAACCGCTGGTGGGGCCAGATATTCGGCGCGCCGATTGTGTCCACACCCGAGGACTTCGGTATTCGGGGGGCCCGCCCCACGCATCCGGAGCTTCTGGATTGGTTGGCAATTGAATTGGTCGCGTCGAATTGGAGTCGCAAGGAGATGATTCGTCAGATGGTGCTCTCCGAGACCTATCGCCGATCGCTGCAGCCGGCGTTCCCGGAGGTTCTGGAGAGGGATCCCGAGAACAGGTTTTTGGCCCGCAGCAGCCACCGCCGACTCTCTGCCGAGGCCATTCGGGATAATGCACTGAAAATCAGCGGTTTGCTTGTAGCGACCGTGGGTGGTCCCGCGGTTTATCCGCCGCAGCCCCGAGGGGTTGTCTTGCGCAACGGGCTTGTTTTCGAGCCCTATATCCCCTCGCTCGGTGCGGATGTGTACCGACGCGGCCTCTACACCGCATGGCGAAGAAGCGCGCCTCCGCCCAATGCGATGACCTTCGGGGCGAGCGAGCGCACGGCCTGTCGGATGACGCGCAGCGAGATGAACACCCCCTTGCAGGCGCTGGTCCTTTTGAATGACGATGTTTTCTCGGAGGCTGCATTGGCATTTGCCGAACGCATTCTGGATGAGACCCCGGGTGAAAGCGATGCTGATCGATTGGAGTTCTCGTTCTTTGCCGCGCTTTCGCGTGCCCCCGACGAGAGGGAGCGTGAGACGCTCCTCGATTTTCTCGAGCAGCGTCGGCTGCAACTGACGGCATCTCCGGGCGAGGCCGAAGCTCTTCTGAAGCAACCCCGTCGCCCGCGACGGGACGATCTTCCGGTCACCGAGCTGGCCAGCTGGTTTGGTGTCGCGCGTGTTCTGCTGAATTTGGACGAGGTGATTCATCGTGGGTGA